From the Gemmatimonadota bacterium genome, the window CCAGCCTGGCCAGCTCGGTGAGGTGCTCCTCGGCCGCAGCCAGCGCCATGTCCTTGGTGGGCGCCGCCACCAGGACGGCGCGTTCCGGCCGCGCTTCCAGAGAAATGGGTTGGACTATGACTAACTCCTGGTTTTCCGGAACTGGTGAGCGGATGAAGCTCCCGTCCTTTACCCCACCCGGAGCGGGCGGGTTCGCGCCCCCATCGGTTACCGCACCCCCGCCAGCGACACTGTCCCCTGCCGCCGGTACGGCACCTCGCTGCGCACCGGCTTCTTGATCGTGACCACGCCGCGTACGCGGTAGTCGAACGTGCCCGTCTCGATGATGGACCGGATCGCGCCGCCCACGCCGCTGTAAGTGAAACGCACGGGAATCGCGACCATCGCGCTGTCGTGACTCTCGACCTTCACTTCCTCAGGGAACGAGCCCGCAGCGAAGTCTACCCAGCCGTCCCGGCCGCCCGGATCGCTGAACTCCAGGTCGTACGTCAGGCCGGCCGTCTCCAGGGAAAACCGGTTCGGGTTGATCACCTGGAGCTCGACGTAGAGCAGCCCACCCTCGAGGCCGATGCCTCCCAGGCGAACGCCCGCCATGTGCACCTCGGGCGCCCTCATACTGAGACTGCAAGCCGCCAGCAGCGCGCCGGCAGCGGCCGCGCCGGCCGCCAGCCGCGCGCGACGGCAAGCCAGGGCCGGCCGCCCGGCGCCCCCAATTTCAAGCTCCGCTCTCATGCCCCTCAATCACTCCTGTTCGCGTCCCGGCTGCGGCTTGGGCGGCGCACCCGGACCCCTGTCCGGCGCCGCCGCCGACGGATTCGCCGAGCCGCCGGCATCGCGATCCGCCAGCTCGGGGCCAGCATGGCCGGCGGAAGCCCGCTCCTGCAGCTCGCGCCACCAGGCCAGCCGCCGCGCGATCCGCTGCTCGTAGCCGAAGCGGCTGGGCTCGTAAAACGTCCGCCCGCTCAGCCGCTCGGGCAGGTACTCCTGAGGCAAGTAGTGCTCCTCGGCGTCGAAAGCGTAACGGTACCCGCGGCCGTATCCCAATTCCTTCATCAGCCGCGTGGGCGCGTTGCGCACGTGCAGCGGCACGGGCTCGGCGGGCGTTTCGCGGGCCGCCTCCATCGCCCGGCTCATGGCCTCGTACACGCGGTTCGATTTCGGTGCCGTCGCCAGGTATACTGCCGCCTCGGCCAGCGCCAGCTCGCCCTCCGGCGAGCCCAGGAAATGGTAGGCGTCCCGGCAAGCCAGCGCGACGGCCAGCGCCTGCGGGTCCGCCAGCCCAATGTCCTCCACTGCCATGCGCACCAGCCGGCGCGAGATGTAGAGCGGATCCTCACCCGCATCCAGCATGCGCGCCAGCCAGTACAGCGCGCCCTGCGGATCGCTACCCCGCACCGCCTTGTGCAGTGCCGAGATCAGGTTGTAATGCTCCTCGCCCCCCTTGTCGTAGCGCGGCAGTCGACGCTGCAACGCCTCGGCCGCCGCCGCCGCGGTGATCCGGCCGCCCGTACCCACCAGCGCGGCGGCGGCCTCGAGCGCGTTCAGTGCCCGGCGCGCATCGCCGTCCGCCTGCCGCGCCAGCAGCGCCAGGGCATCGCTCTCCAACTCGAGCTGCCGCCCGCCCAGGCCGCGCTGAGCGTCGGCGAGGGCGCGGCGCAGAATGCTCTCCAGGTGCTGGGGCTCGAGGGGCTGCAGCACGAAGACGCGCACACGGCTGAGCAGAGCGCCGATCACCTCGAAGGACGGGTTCTCCGTCGTCGCCCCGATCAGCGAGACGGTTCCCGCTTCGACGTGCGGCAGGAAAGCGTCCTGCTGGGCCTTGTTGAAGCGGTGGATCTCGTCGCAGAAGAGGATGGTCCGCCGCCCTGTCGCCTGCAGCCGTGTGGCGGCCTCGCGGATGATCTCGCGCACCCGCGGCACCCCCTCCGTCACCGCACTGAAGCGCACGAATTCCGCCTGCGTGCGCTCCGCGATGATACGGGCCAGCGTTGTCTTCCCGCTGCCCGGCGGGCCCCACAGGATCAGGCTGCCCGGCTCGTCCTGCTCGATCAGCTCGCGCAGCGCCTTGCCCGGCCCCAGCACGTGCTCCTGGCCCGCGAACTCGTCCAGCGTGCGCGGCCGCATGCGCGCCGCGAGCGGAGCCAGCGGCCCCTCCTCAAAGGCTGGCGCGCGCCCGCCGCCCGCTGCATCCGGGAAAAGGCTCAGCTCGCTCATACGCCCGCCGGCAGCAGCAGCCGGGCCAGGTAGAAGATGACGACGCCCAGGAACACGGCGCCCGGGACGAACCACCCCGGCTGGCGCTGCGACTCGGGGATCAGGTTCGAGGCCGCCACGTAGATCGTGACGCCGGCCGCCAGCCCCAGCCCGTAGTTGGCCAGCACGTCCAGGGCGGGGGTGGTGAGCGCGCCCAGCACGGTGGCAGCGCCGATCAGCGCGACCCCGCCCAGTGCCTGGGCCGCGGAGCTGCCACTGACCATCATGACGCTGGCCAGCGACATGCCCGTGGGCACCTTGTGCAGCAGTACCGCGCCGAAGATGAGGAGCCCCAAGTCTGCCGTCACCGCGAACCCGCCGCTGATCGCCACCCCATCAAAGAAGGAATGGGGCAGCAGCCCGATCAGCGCCCAGACGCCGATGCCGCGCGAGACCATGGCCTCCTTGTGAGTCTCCTCACCGAAATGGAAGTGCGGCGTCAGCGTGTGCTGCGTGAGGTGCACCGCCAGGTAGCCGGCCAGCACAGCCGTGAGGCCGCCGCCGTGCGCCATGGCGGCGGGCAGCATTTCCAGCACGGCCACGGCCAGCATGAAGCCGGCGCCGAACGCCGTGAGCACGTGCAGCATGAGCGGCGTGCGCCGGCCGCCGGCGGCCACGATCCAGCCGCCGATCACGTCGGCAACGCCTGCCACAGCGGCATAGAGCACCGCGATCATGACAGCGGCCACTCCTGCCGGACCAGCTCGAGCAGCGCCTCCCGCGTGTTGAGCTCCGGCTTCTCCACCACGCGCTCGAGCAGCGCCTGCAGGATCTCACGGAACTGGGGCCCGGGCTCCAGGCCCAACGCCTTCAGGTCCTGCCCGCCCAGGGCCAGCTCACTGAGCGTGAGGGGCGGATGCTGCTGCAGCACGCCGCGCGCCTTTCGCCAGCGCTCGAGCAGGTCGTCCGGCCGGCGGCCGGCGTGCGCGGCATTGGCCCGCCACAACCCGAAGCGCAGGCGGAACAGGTCGTTCACCAGCTCCGGCGGCACGTGCAGCAGCCAGCGGCGGATGCCGGCAGGCGGCGCATCGGGGGGGAACAGATCGGACTGCTGGCGGACCAGTCGCGACACGCGATCCGTGTCCGCATTGGAGGCCTTGAGACGACGCAGGAGCTGCTCCGCCAGGCGCCCACCCAGCGCCTCGTGCCCCGTGAAGCGCCAGCCGCCGCGCAGGTCGCGCGTCCGCGCCACGGGCTTGCCCAGGGCGTGGAGCAGTGCCGCCATCCGCACCAGCGGGCGGGCCGGCGAGACGGCGTCCACCGCCAGCACGCTCTCCGTCCAGGCGTCGTGGGCATGGCCCGCGTCCGGATCGAGGCCGACCAGCGCCTCGAGCTCGGCATAGAGCAGGGGCAGCACGCCGGCGGCCGCATACAGCGAGAGGGCGGCCGAGGCGCGCCGCGTCTTGGTCAGGATCTTCCACAACTCCTCGCGCACGCGCTCGGCCGAGAGCC encodes:
- a CDS encoding LEA type 2 family protein, which produces MRAPEVHMAGVRLGGIGLEGGLLYVELQVINPNRFSLETAGLTYDLEFSDPGGRDGWVDFAAGSFPEEVKVESHDSAMVAIPVRFTYSGVGGAIRSIIETGTFDYRVRGVVTIKKPVRSEVPYRRQGTVSLAGVR
- a CDS encoding ZIP family metal transporter, whose product is MIAVLYAAVAGVADVIGGWIVAAGGRRTPLMLHVLTAFGAGFMLAVAVLEMLPAAMAHGGGLTAVLAGYLAVHLTQHTLTPHFHFGEETHKEAMVSRGIGVWALIGLLPHSFFDGVAISGGFAVTADLGLLIFGAVLLHKVPTGMSLASVMMVSGSSAAQALGGVALIGAATVLGALTTPALDVLANYGLGLAAGVTIYVAASNLIPESQRQPGWFVPGAVFLGVVIFYLARLLLPAGV
- a CDS encoding HD domain-containing protein — translated: MRLAQTLDLHPPAAVREIARRLEEAGFETWAVGGAVRDAALGRPAGDWDLATLARPQEVRRLFRRTVPIGIEHGTVGVLARDGLLYEVTTFRRDIETFGRHAVVEFADSIEEDLARRDFTLNALAWHPLTGELRDPFGGWGDLRSRLLRTVGDPADRFAEDYLRVLRALRFAGHFLLEIEPATWGALTAATPQLERLSAERVREELWKILTKTRRASAALSLYAAAGVLPLLYAELEALVGLDPDAGHAHDAWTESVLAVDAVSPARPLVRMAALLHALGKPVARTRDLRGGWRFTGHEALGGRLAEQLLRRLKASNADTDRVSRLVRQQSDLFPPDAPPAGIRRWLLHVPPELVNDLFRLRFGLWRANAAHAGRRPDDLLERWRKARGVLQQHPPLTLSELALGGQDLKALGLEPGPQFREILQALLERVVEKPELNTREALLELVRQEWPLS
- a CDS encoding replication-associated recombination protein A; this translates as MSELSLFPDAAGGGRAPAFEEGPLAPLAARMRPRTLDEFAGQEHVLGPGKALRELIEQDEPGSLILWGPPGSGKTTLARIIAERTQAEFVRFSAVTEGVPRVREIIREAATRLQATGRRTILFCDEIHRFNKAQQDAFLPHVEAGTVSLIGATTENPSFEVIGALLSRVRVFVLQPLEPQHLESILRRALADAQRGLGGRQLELESDALALLARQADGDARRALNALEAAAALVGTGGRITAAAAAEALQRRLPRYDKGGEEHYNLISALHKAVRGSDPQGALYWLARMLDAGEDPLYISRRLVRMAVEDIGLADPQALAVALACRDAYHFLGSPEGELALAEAAVYLATAPKSNRVYEAMSRAMEAARETPAEPVPLHVRNAPTRLMKELGYGRGYRYAFDAEEHYLPQEYLPERLSGRTFYEPSRFGYEQRIARRLAWWRELQERASAGHAGPELADRDAGGSANPSAAAPDRGPGAPPKPQPGREQE